From the Limosilactobacillus panis genome, one window contains:
- the rpsA gene encoding 30S ribosomal protein S1, with product MAENNENKNDMLKALDSIETVKVGDVVKGEVLAIDDDRQAIVGIKDAGVEGVVPAKELSTKPVEDINDAVKVGDELDLVVISKIGNDKENGSYLLSHRRLEARKVWDDIQKKFDNGETITAKVTQAVKGGLVVDAGVRGFVPASMITDHYVEDLNQFKGQELEFKIIEIEPSENRLILSHREIVKAEHEKAAQKIFAELQPGDVVEGKVARMTSFGAFVDLGGVDGLVHVSEISYEHVDKPSDVLSAGQDVKVKVLNVDPDRERISLSIKQTLPGPWDDIEEKAPAGSVLTGTVKRLTSFGAFVEVFPGVEGLVHISQISHKHIATPADVLKPGQEVKVKVLNVDPERQRLGLSMKALEERPKGEENDNGENYRGRRRSRRNNNRSAMNNVPEEESGFSMGDLIGDQLKNLRK from the coding sequence ATGGCTGAAAACAACGAAAACAAGAACGATATGTTAAAAGCGCTCGACAGCATTGAAACCGTTAAGGTGGGCGATGTTGTTAAGGGTGAAGTATTGGCAATCGATGACGATCGTCAAGCTATCGTTGGTATTAAAGACGCAGGGGTTGAAGGTGTCGTCCCTGCTAAGGAATTATCAACCAAGCCAGTTGAAGACATCAATGATGCAGTTAAAGTAGGTGACGAATTAGACTTAGTTGTCATCTCCAAGATTGGTAACGATAAGGAAAATGGTAGTTACTTACTTTCTCACCGTCGTCTTGAAGCCCGTAAGGTATGGGATGACATCCAAAAGAAGTTCGACAATGGTGAAACCATCACTGCAAAAGTTACCCAAGCAGTTAAGGGTGGTTTAGTTGTTGATGCTGGAGTACGTGGCTTCGTTCCTGCTTCAATGATCACTGATCACTACGTTGAAGATCTGAACCAATTCAAGGGCCAAGAACTTGAATTTAAGATTATTGAAATCGAACCAAGTGAAAACCGCCTGATCTTATCTCACCGTGAAATCGTTAAGGCTGAACACGAAAAGGCTGCTCAAAAGATCTTTGCTGAATTACAACCTGGTGATGTTGTTGAAGGTAAGGTTGCCCGGATGACGAGCTTTGGTGCTTTTGTTGACCTCGGCGGCGTTGATGGCCTGGTTCACGTTTCGGAAATTTCTTACGAACACGTTGACAAGCCTTCTGATGTATTGTCTGCTGGTCAAGATGTCAAGGTTAAGGTATTAAACGTTGACCCTGATCGTGAACGGATTTCCTTGTCCATCAAACAAACTCTTCCTGGACCATGGGATGACATCGAAGAAAAGGCACCTGCTGGCTCTGTATTGACGGGTACTGTTAAGCGTCTGACGAGTTTCGGTGCTTTTGTTGAAGTTTTCCCAGGTGTTGAAGGTTTGGTTCACATTTCTCAAATCTCCCATAAGCACATCGCCACCCCAGCTGATGTACTGAAGCCAGGTCAAGAAGTTAAGGTTAAGGTACTGAATGTTGACCCTGAACGGCAACGTTTAGGCTTATCCATGAAGGCTCTGGAAGAACGTCCAAAGGGCGAGGAAAACGACAATGGCGAAAATTACCGTGGTCGTCGTCGTTCTCGTCGGAACAACAACCGGTCCGCAATGAACAACGTTCCTGAAGAAGAAAGTGGCTTCTCCATGGGTGACTTGATTGGTGACCAATTGAAGAATTTACGTAAGTAA
- the der gene encoding ribosome biogenesis GTPase Der, translated as MSNPVVAVVGRPNVGKSTLFNRIAGQRISIVEDTPGVTRDRIYAHGEWLGKHFNMIDTGGIELSDQPLLTQIRQQAEIAIDEADVIIFVVDIESGVTDADEQVARILYRSDKPIVLAVNKVDNPERRSDIYDFYSLGLGEPYPVSSVHGVGLGDLLDAVISNFPENAANNADNSIRFSLIGRPNVGKSSMVNAILGENRVIVSNVAGTTRDAINTRFQSADGQEFTMIDTAGIRKKGKIYENTERYALMRAMRAIDDSDVVLVVLNAEEGIREIDKHIAGYAHEAGCGVIIVVNKWDTIENRDHRTMTDFTNLIRNEFQYLSYAPIIFVSAKTKQRLNKLPALIKEVHAHHERRIKSSVLNNVIMDAIAANPTPTQNGKRLRIFYATQVATAPPTFVVFVNDPELMHFSYERYLENQIRQAFDFTGTPLHLIKRQRQ; from the coding sequence ATGTCTAATCCTGTAGTGGCGGTAGTTGGACGGCCCAACGTTGGTAAATCAACCCTTTTTAACCGGATCGCTGGTCAGCGGATCTCCATAGTTGAGGATACTCCGGGGGTCACTCGTGACCGGATCTATGCTCATGGTGAATGGCTTGGCAAGCACTTTAATATGATTGATACCGGAGGAATCGAGTTATCTGACCAACCGCTGTTGACCCAAATTCGTCAGCAGGCCGAGATTGCTATTGATGAGGCTGATGTTATTATCTTTGTCGTGGATATCGAGAGCGGGGTTACGGATGCCGACGAACAAGTTGCTCGGATTCTTTACCGATCTGATAAACCGATAGTTTTGGCCGTAAACAAGGTTGATAACCCGGAGCGACGGAGCGACATTTATGACTTTTACTCGCTTGGCCTGGGGGAACCCTACCCGGTATCCAGTGTCCATGGTGTTGGCCTTGGGGACCTTTTGGATGCGGTAATTAGTAATTTCCCCGAGAATGCGGCAAATAATGCGGACAACAGCATTCGTTTCAGCTTGATTGGGCGGCCCAACGTTGGAAAGTCCTCAATGGTTAACGCCATCCTGGGTGAAAACCGGGTGATTGTGTCAAACGTTGCGGGGACTACCCGGGACGCCATCAATACTCGTTTCCAGTCTGCTGATGGCCAAGAATTTACCATGATTGACACAGCTGGGATTCGTAAGAAGGGCAAAATTTACGAAAATACTGAGCGCTATGCTCTGATGCGGGCCATGCGGGCGATCGACGATAGTGATGTTGTCCTGGTGGTCTTAAACGCTGAAGAGGGAATCCGGGAAATTGACAAGCATATTGCGGGATACGCTCACGAAGCTGGTTGCGGGGTCATCATTGTTGTCAATAAGTGGGACACGATTGAGAATCGGGATCACCGGACGATGACCGACTTCACAAACCTGATTCGAAACGAATTCCAGTACCTGAGTTATGCACCCATTATCTTTGTTTCCGCAAAGACTAAGCAGCGCTTAAACAAACTTCCTGCGCTAATCAAGGAGGTTCACGCCCACCATGAGCGACGGATTAAGTCTTCGGTCCTTAATAACGTGATTATGGACGCAATTGCGGCTAATCCAACACCAACGCAAAATGGTAAACGGCTACGGATCTTCTATGCTACCCAGGTGGCAACCGCACCGCCGACCTTTGTTGTCTTTGTTAACGACCCAGAACTGATGCACTTCTCTTACGAGCGCTACCTTGAAAACCAGATTCGACAGGCTTTTGACTTTACGGGGACACCGCTCCACCTCATCAAGCGACAGCGGCAATAA
- a CDS encoding HU family DNA-binding protein — translation MANKAELVSNVAAATGLTKKDATAAVDAVFSSIQASLAKGEKVQLIGFGNFEVRQRAARKGRNPQTGQEIQIPASKVPAFKPGKALKDAVK, via the coding sequence ATGGCAAACAAAGCAGAATTAGTAAGCAACGTTGCTGCTGCTACTGGCTTGACCAAGAAGGATGCTACTGCTGCTGTAGACGCTGTCTTCAGTTCAATTCAAGCATCATTGGCCAAGGGGGAAAAGGTTCAACTGATTGGCTTCGGTAACTTTGAAGTTCGTCAACGTGCCGCACGGAAGGGCCGTAACCCGCAAACTGGACAAGAAATCCAAATTCCTGCAAGCAAGGTACCAGCATTCAAGCCTGGTAAAGCTTTAAAGGATGCTGTTAAGTAA
- a CDS encoding helix-turn-helix domain-containing protein, with translation MTRKAKFSAEEKLAILNELSHSSAKEVTRKHSIGKGTISRWRLLYKYQGIDGLQSSHHNCSYSKDFKLDLVRRYQESTDSLKVFAIKNGLKSETQLSNWIIQYNESKLTAYTPRKRDSIMPGRKTTFEERLSIIEELIKHDINYNWAVDKYHVSYQQVYDWYQKYRKSGNDPQSLRDRRGKAKPKEAWTEADQLKAENRLLKAQLLRKEMESAYAKKVMEIRNREVNDFSNNKPSKN, from the coding sequence ATGACTAGGAAAGCGAAATTTAGTGCAGAAGAGAAACTGGCGATATTAAACGAATTAAGTCATTCTAGTGCGAAAGAAGTTACTAGGAAACACTCAATTGGTAAAGGTACTATTTCGCGTTGGCGACTGCTTTATAAGTACCAAGGAATTGACGGATTACAATCCAGTCATCACAATTGTAGCTACTCAAAGGACTTCAAACTGGATTTAGTCCGACGATACCAGGAATCAACAGATTCCCTTAAAGTATTCGCAATTAAAAATGGATTAAAGTCAGAAACACAACTATCAAATTGGATTATCCAGTATAATGAATCAAAACTAACGGCTTATACGCCAAGAAAGCGAGATTCAATTATGCCAGGACGGAAAACTACTTTTGAAGAACGATTATCGATAATTGAGGAACTGATTAAGCATGATATTAACTACAACTGGGCAGTAGATAAGTACCATGTTAGTTACCAACAAGTCTATGATTGGTATCAAAAATATCGTAAAAGTGGTAATGACCCGCAATCACTTCGTGATCGGCGGGGTAAAGCCAAGCCGAAGGAAGCATGGACAGAAGCTGATCAGTTAAAAGCTGAGAATCGATTATTAAAGGCTCAACTTCTTCGTAAAGAAATGGAGAGCGCCTACGCAAAAAAAGTGATGGAAATACGCAATCGGGAGGTGAACGATTTCTCAAACAACAAGCCATCAAAGAACTGA
- a CDS encoding IS3 family transposase, with translation MCQIAGITRDAYYKWLHRKPSNYKIEQSELLGAILELEEKHKWTLGYLAMTTQLAYENKLSFQAGLKRVTNCMRNHGIKANVRKKKHNRVKRHEEYINDNLLNGQFDRQSKNEVWATDTTEVLYGINQVKKARVHVVLDLYGRYVLSYNISPTETAVSAIEVFERAFKVEPDARPMIHTDRGAAYCSMAFNDYLANQNCIHSMSHPGHPWENSPMERWWNDFKLIWLAKRSRPKTLAEFEQLVKEAIKYFNTQRAYTSKNGLTAENSALKPHKLSFYLNCILDRH, from the coding sequence TTGTGTCAGATCGCTGGCATAACTAGAGATGCTTATTACAAGTGGCTTCATAGAAAGCCAAGTAACTATAAGATTGAACAGTCAGAGCTACTGGGGGCGATTCTAGAGCTAGAGGAAAAGCATAAGTGGACACTGGGCTACTTAGCGATGACAACACAACTAGCCTACGAAAATAAGCTAAGTTTCCAGGCAGGACTAAAACGAGTAACCAATTGTATGAGAAACCATGGAATCAAAGCTAATGTCCGAAAGAAGAAACACAATCGTGTTAAGCGTCATGAAGAATACATCAATGATAATCTACTCAATGGACAATTTGATCGTCAGAGTAAAAACGAAGTTTGGGCAACCGATACTACAGAGGTCTTATACGGGATAAACCAGGTAAAGAAGGCTCGTGTGCATGTCGTATTGGACCTGTATGGACGTTACGTTTTAAGCTACAATATCTCACCTACAGAAACCGCAGTGTCAGCAATTGAAGTATTTGAGCGTGCCTTCAAAGTGGAACCGGATGCCCGTCCAATGATTCACACGGATCGTGGAGCAGCATATTGTTCAATGGCTTTCAATGACTATTTAGCCAATCAAAACTGTATTCACAGCATGTCACACCCGGGTCATCCTTGGGAAAACTCGCCGATGGAACGTTGGTGGAATGATTTTAAGCTCATTTGGTTAGCTAAACGGTCACGACCTAAAACATTGGCGGAATTTGAGCAATTGGTAAAGGAAGCTATTAAATATTTCAACACTCAACGAGCTTATACATCCAAAAACGGCTTGACCGCGGAAAATTCCGCGCTCAAGCCGCATAAACTATCTTTCTATTTGAACTGTATACTTGACAGGCACTAG
- a CDS encoding lipopolysaccharide assembly protein LapB codes for MTYSEKMLEEIQAGRLTAAKASFRQALANDDDDMLFSLGEELYGLGFLRQARRVYLTLLQRYPDEDELRTNLATIAIDEGHNDEALSYLAQVKPDSPAYLESLLVAADLYQTEKEFEVTEQKLKEAYSIAPDEPAVEFALAEFYFLVSRFDVALTYYFDLIKHGYTEFAKVDIAGRLGMCYAQSGQFKQALGYLKQVKPEYQTNDLRFQTGLTQLHLQQYDDAIKSLEAVIKEDNQYASAYPTLAQAFTAQNKYSQALKAVQEGLSVDQYNERLFAQAAEIVSHLGNGKLMRKYLDRAHALAPDNLTITLQFSNFLLHQHDDQENVDLLLPLVKEDEVDPQIYWNLARSYQRLENFDLAGKYYQAASETYGDNSVFLRESIDFYRETGQQDKLLAALHHYLALEPTDTAMQDLLDEYEGF; via the coding sequence ATGACTTATTCAGAAAAAATGTTAGAAGAAATTCAAGCGGGCCGGTTAACCGCTGCCAAAGCATCATTTCGTCAAGCGCTGGCAAATGACGATGATGACATGCTCTTTAGCCTAGGGGAAGAACTATACGGACTGGGCTTTCTGCGGCAAGCACGGCGTGTCTACCTGACGCTTTTACAGCGTTATCCTGACGAGGACGAGTTACGTACCAACCTTGCAACCATCGCAATTGACGAGGGTCATAATGATGAGGCCCTTTCCTATCTGGCACAGGTTAAGCCCGATTCACCGGCATATCTGGAGTCCTTGCTGGTGGCAGCCGACCTTTACCAGACCGAAAAAGAGTTTGAGGTTACGGAGCAAAAGTTAAAGGAAGCATATTCAATCGCTCCAGACGAGCCGGCAGTAGAGTTTGCTCTGGCAGAATTTTATTTTTTGGTCAGTCGTTTTGATGTGGCGCTTACTTACTACTTCGACCTGATCAAACATGGTTATACTGAGTTTGCCAAAGTTGATATTGCCGGTCGGCTGGGGATGTGCTATGCCCAAAGTGGCCAGTTTAAGCAGGCCTTGGGGTACTTGAAACAGGTCAAGCCAGAATACCAGACCAATGACCTGCGTTTCCAAACCGGGCTTACCCAGTTGCACCTCCAGCAATACGACGACGCAATTAAGAGCCTGGAAGCAGTAATTAAAGAAGATAACCAGTATGCATCTGCCTACCCAACGCTGGCGCAGGCATTTACGGCCCAAAATAAGTATTCTCAGGCCCTTAAAGCCGTCCAGGAGGGACTGAGCGTTGACCAGTATAATGAGCGGCTGTTTGCCCAAGCGGCCGAAATCGTCAGCCACCTCGGCAATGGTAAGTTAATGCGGAAGTACCTAGATAGGGCCCATGCCTTGGCACCTGATAACCTAACAATTACCCTCCAGTTCAGTAATTTTCTCCTTCACCAGCATGATGACCAGGAAAACGTTGACCTTCTTTTACCCCTGGTAAAAGAGGATGAGGTTGACCCGCAAATTTATTGGAACCTGGCGCGCTCGTATCAACGGTTGGAAAATTTTGACCTTGCTGGTAAGTACTACCAGGCCGCCAGTGAAACCTACGGTGATAATTCAGTCTTCTTGCGGGAAAGTATTGACTTTTACCGGGAAACCGGTCAGCAGGACAAACTGCTAGCTGCCCTGCACCATTACTTGGCGCTTGAACCGACCGATACGGCGATGCAGGACCTGCTTGATGAATATGAGGGCTTTTGA
- a CDS encoding phage integrase N-terminal SAM-like domain-containing protein: MDYPYQTRFHQFLRQQKLAPLTIKTYDTTITNLFTYLLANRPEFAKHPVLANLTEADVRAYLNFLRTDRRITMTTFNKILSQLNRYFRYLFTHQLISSYPTLTLHGHAVTPNQQVSTKWLAKLPDILADKHVHYYTRLTLLLSKCGFVVGEFLAPGFYQVWDKLTLTGPGEEEFRQAFNTFIRPQQDLQNSHDLFLKQRFAPGNPRLSNAALHKFLKKDEQYLGFSLAPKYLHQSYILLFLAHHRQLSDCDLEDTLKLDPASLLYYQRLLLHANQ, from the coding sequence ATGGATTATCCCTATCAAACCAGGTTCCACCAGTTTTTACGCCAGCAGAAACTGGCTCCCTTAACCATTAAAACCTACGATACGACTATTACTAACCTCTTCACCTACCTCCTGGCTAACCGACCCGAGTTTGCCAAGCACCCGGTCCTGGCTAATCTTACCGAAGCAGACGTCCGCGCCTACCTGAATTTCTTACGAACTGATCGCCGAATCACCATGACCACCTTCAACAAGATTCTGTCCCAGTTAAACCGTTACTTCCGCTACCTCTTCACCCACCAGCTGATCAGCAGCTACCCAACGCTGACTTTGCACGGCCACGCGGTCACCCCTAACCAGCAGGTCTCTACCAAGTGGCTTGCCAAGCTCCCCGATATTTTGGCCGACAAGCACGTTCACTACTACACCCGCCTGACCCTTTTACTGAGCAAGTGTGGCTTTGTCGTGGGGGAATTCTTGGCACCGGGCTTTTACCAAGTCTGGGATAAGCTCACCCTGACCGGCCCAGGCGAAGAAGAATTTCGCCAGGCTTTCAACACCTTCATTCGTCCCCAACAAGACTTACAAAACAGCCACGACCTCTTTTTAAAGCAGCGCTTTGCCCCGGGAAACCCACGGTTAAGCAACGCTGCCTTACATAAGTTTCTCAAGAAAGATGAGCAGTATTTAGGCTTTAGCCTGGCGCCCAAGTATCTCCACCAGAGTTATATCCTGCTCTTTCTTGCTCACCACCGGCAGCTAAGCGATTGCGATTTAGAAGACACCCTTAAGCTTGACCCAGCTTCTTTACTCTATTACCAACGTCTTTTACTCCATGCCAACCAATAG
- a CDS encoding CCA tRNA nucleotidyltransferase has protein sequence MKIEQLPPIFEPARPVLQKIEATGYEAYFVGGCVRDTILGDPIHDIDIATSAYPSEIKQIFDRTVDTGIEHGTVMILDHGTGYETTTFRTESGYQDYRRPDHVTFVRSLEEDLKRRDFTINALALKENGEVVDLFDGIKDLKRHVIRAVGDPEERFHEDALRMMRAVRFASQLDFKIDGPTLRGIKENASLLQKIAVERIQVEFEKMFLGQKPAAGLNYFLNSGLYRYCPGLAYSANKLGALNRTFAGMKNINQVWALVTYTLDLTNFADLTAFLKSWKTANDTIRQVKKILPLIEALRWGQVSAWMLYKTGWEAFADANRVASVFNWQLPWPDAKEKYQSLPIKDARDLAINGQTLIKEAKIKPGPQLGKVLNQVTRAVVEGKLPNDKETLIERVKEIETE, from the coding sequence ATGAAGATTGAACAACTACCACCGATTTTTGAACCGGCGCGCCCTGTTTTACAAAAAATTGAAGCGACGGGATACGAAGCCTACTTTGTGGGCGGCTGTGTTCGTGATACGATTTTAGGCGACCCCATTCACGACATTGATATCGCAACCAGCGCCTATCCAAGTGAAATTAAACAGATCTTTGACCGGACTGTTGATACGGGAATTGAACACGGCACGGTCATGATTCTTGACCACGGAACAGGTTACGAAACGACCACCTTCCGGACGGAATCAGGTTACCAAGACTATCGCCGCCCTGATCACGTTACCTTTGTTCGCTCACTTGAAGAGGACCTGAAACGGCGTGACTTTACAATTAACGCCCTCGCCCTGAAAGAAAATGGAGAAGTAGTTGACCTTTTTGATGGTATTAAGGACCTCAAGCGGCATGTTATTCGGGCTGTTGGGGATCCAGAAGAACGTTTCCACGAAGATGCCTTGCGGATGATGCGGGCGGTACGTTTTGCCAGTCAGCTTGATTTCAAAATTGATGGACCTACCCTGCGGGGAATTAAGGAAAATGCTTCCCTACTGCAAAAAATTGCTGTAGAGCGAATTCAAGTTGAATTTGAAAAGATGTTCCTTGGTCAAAAGCCGGCCGCTGGCTTGAACTATTTCTTAAATTCTGGACTCTACAGGTACTGTCCGGGGCTTGCTTATTCCGCCAATAAGTTAGGGGCACTAAACCGGACGTTTGCGGGGATGAAGAACATCAACCAGGTTTGGGCCCTGGTTACCTACACCCTTGACCTAACTAACTTTGCAGACCTGACCGCCTTTCTTAAGTCATGGAAGACTGCTAACGATACTATTCGGCAGGTAAAGAAGATCTTGCCTTTAATTGAAGCTCTTCGTTGGGGGCAGGTGAGCGCCTGGATGCTGTACAAGACTGGTTGGGAGGCCTTCGCTGATGCCAACCGGGTGGCAAGCGTCTTCAACTGGCAGTTACCGTGGCCTGACGCTAAGGAAAAGTATCAAAGCCTTCCAATCAAGGATGCACGTGATTTGGCCATTAATGGTCAGACCTTGATTAAGGAGGCTAAAATTAAACCCGGGCCCCAGCTTGGTAAGGTTCTTAACCAAGTCACCCGGGCAGTGGTGGAAGGAAAACTACCAAATGATAAAGAAACGCTCATCGAACGGGTAAAAGAGATTGAAACAGAATAA
- a CDS encoding ABC-F family ATP-binding cassette domain-containing protein has translation MQTMKAEGLTSTYGEKVLFDHINFIINENDRIGLIGVNGSGKTSLLNVIAGEVSPESGQITTPNDYTIGYLKQQPRLDESKTIMEAVFAGDQTIFKTIRQYEEALNKFSAHPEDPQTVDRYNKMQDRMDQEDAWEADSRIKTILTQLKIKDTSQRIADLSGGQRKRVGLAQVLIQQPDLLLLDEPTNHLDLDSVIWLQDFLASYKGAVLVVTHDRYFLDQVTNHIWELSFGKLYQYDGNYQDFVAKKATRVALAKETEQKNQQLYKKELAWMRTGAKARSTKQKGRINRFHQLENKVGKLKTDEDISINLGSQRLGKDVIKFKDANLKLGDHQILQDFNWLVQAGDRIGITGENGAGKTSLLNVIAQRVPLDSGVMKIGETVKLGYYTQQTEGINDSKRMISFLSEVAESVTDKDGNKLSVTQLLERFLFPRFMHGTLIRKLSGGEKRRLYLLKILMQQPNVLLLDEPTNDLDIGTLTVLEDYLDSFAGTVITVSHDRYFLDKVADDLLIFHGNGDIQRYTGRFTDYLKEKQANHERQQAEKKPFKKEKKPTPEKESSQKKTKLTYAEKIEWDQINQDLDKLSQQHDKLEQEMAANANDYPKLAELQKRVNEVQKQIDQKTERWEYLSNYVD, from the coding sequence ATGCAAACAATGAAAGCAGAAGGCCTGACCAGTACCTATGGTGAGAAAGTGCTGTTTGACCATATTAACTTTATTATTAATGAAAATGACCGAATCGGGTTAATTGGTGTTAACGGCAGCGGCAAGACCAGTTTGCTCAACGTGATTGCCGGGGAGGTCAGCCCTGAAAGTGGCCAGATTACGACCCCAAATGACTACACGATTGGGTACCTGAAGCAGCAGCCCCGACTGGACGAAAGCAAGACAATTATGGAAGCGGTCTTTGCTGGTGACCAGACAATTTTTAAGACAATTCGTCAGTATGAAGAAGCATTGAACAAGTTTAGTGCCCACCCTGAAGATCCCCAAACCGTTGATCGTTACAATAAAATGCAGGACCGGATGGACCAAGAGGATGCCTGGGAGGCGGATAGCCGAATCAAGACCATCCTTACTCAGCTGAAGATCAAGGACACCAGTCAGAGGATTGCCGACCTATCTGGTGGCCAACGCAAACGGGTTGGCCTTGCGCAAGTTCTGATTCAGCAACCTGACTTGTTACTTCTGGATGAACCAACTAACCACCTGGACCTTGACTCTGTTATCTGGTTGCAGGACTTTCTAGCCAGTTATAAAGGCGCAGTGCTAGTGGTAACACATGACCGTTACTTCTTGGATCAGGTAACAAACCATATCTGGGAATTGTCTTTTGGTAAGTTATACCAATACGATGGTAACTATCAGGACTTTGTGGCCAAGAAGGCGACCCGAGTGGCGCTTGCTAAGGAGACTGAACAGAAAAATCAGCAACTCTACAAGAAGGAATTGGCCTGGATGCGAACGGGTGCTAAGGCCCGGTCGACCAAGCAAAAAGGACGGATCAACCGTTTCCACCAGCTGGAGAATAAGGTGGGAAAACTCAAAACAGATGAGGATATTTCAATTAATCTTGGTTCCCAGCGGCTGGGCAAGGACGTAATCAAGTTTAAAGACGCTAATTTAAAGTTGGGTGACCACCAGATCCTGCAAGACTTTAACTGGCTTGTACAGGCCGGTGACCGAATTGGAATTACCGGCGAAAACGGTGCTGGCAAGACCAGCTTGTTAAACGTGATTGCCCAGCGTGTTCCCCTGGATAGTGGGGTTATGAAGATTGGCGAAACGGTCAAACTCGGTTACTACACACAGCAAACAGAAGGAATCAATGATAGTAAGCGGATGATTAGTTTTCTTTCTGAAGTTGCGGAGAGCGTGACCGATAAGGATGGCAATAAGCTAAGTGTTACCCAGCTGCTAGAACGTTTCCTATTTCCCCGCTTTATGCATGGGACGTTGATTCGGAAACTTTCGGGAGGTGAGAAGCGTCGTCTGTACCTGTTAAAGATTTTGATGCAACAGCCCAACGTTTTACTCCTGGATGAACCGACTAACGACCTTGATATTGGTACACTGACGGTTTTAGAGGACTACCTCGATAGTTTTGCCGGAACGGTGATTACGGTTTCCCATGACCGCTACTTTCTGGATAAGGTTGCCGATGACTTATTGATTTTCCACGGCAATGGTGATATCCAGCGCTATACTGGGCGGTTCACGGACTATCTGAAGGAAAAACAAGCAAATCATGAGCGTCAGCAAGCGGAAAAGAAGCCGTTTAAAAAGGAAAAAAAGCCGACCCCGGAAAAAGAATCTTCTCAAAAGAAAACTAAGTTGACGTATGCTGAAAAAATTGAATGGGACCAAATTAACCAAGACCTTGATAAGCTGAGCCAGCAGCATGATAAGTTAGAACAGGAAATGGCTGCTAACGCTAACGACTACCCTAAACTGGCGGAACTACAGAAAAGGGTCAATGAGGTCCAAAAACAGATCGATCAGAAGACAGAACGCTGGGAGTACTTGAGTAACTATGTTGATTAA
- a CDS encoding thymidylate synthase, translating into MAKNQNEQQYLNLARYVLENGHEKSDRTGTGTRSVFGYQMRFDLSKGFPILTTKKVPFGLIKSELLWFLRGDTNIRFLLQHHNHIWDEWAFKKWVESDEYHGPDMTDFGHRWLKDPEFKKQYLAEKKDFCQRVLDDDEFAKKYGDLGLVYGSQWRAWKTSKGETIDQIANVIHQIKTTPDSRRMIVSAWNPEDVPSMALPPCHTMFQFYVNDGKLSCQLYQRSADIFLGVPFNIASYALLTHMIAHQCGLEVGDFVHTLGDAHIYLNHLDQVREQLQRTPHPAPKLILPAEAKPVDQYEMTDIKLDGYTHEPAIKAPVAV; encoded by the coding sequence GTGGCAAAAAACCAGAATGAACAACAGTACCTGAACCTAGCTCGGTATGTTTTGGAAAATGGGCACGAAAAATCCGACCGTACTGGTACGGGAACCAGGTCAGTGTTTGGTTACCAAATGCGGTTTGACCTTTCCAAGGGTTTCCCAATCCTGACGACGAAGAAGGTCCCCTTTGGCCTGATCAAAAGTGAGCTTCTATGGTTCTTACGCGGAGATACCAATATCCGCTTCCTTCTTCAGCACCACAACCACATTTGGGATGAATGGGCATTTAAAAAGTGGGTCGAAAGTGATGAATATCATGGCCCTGACATGACGGATTTTGGTCACCGCTGGTTGAAGGACCCCGAATTTAAGAAACAGTACCTGGCCGAAAAAAAGGACTTTTGCCAACGGGTCCTTGATGATGATGAATTTGCCAAGAAGTATGGTGACCTGGGTCTAGTTTATGGTAGTCAGTGGCGGGCCTGGAAGACCAGTAAGGGTGAAACCATTGATCAGATTGCCAACGTTATTCACCAGATAAAGACAACTCCAGATTCACGCCGGATGATCGTTTCAGCATGGAATCCAGAGGATGTGCCGTCAATGGCCCTACCACCATGCCATACAATGTTCCAGTTCTACGTTAATGATGGGAAACTTAGCTGCCAACTCTACCAGCGAAGTGCGGATATCTTCTTAGGGGTTCCATTCAACATTGCTAGTTACGCCCTCCTCACCCATATGATTGCCCACCAGTGTGGTCTTGAGGTCGGCGACTTTGTTCATACCTTGGGGGATGCCCACATCTACCTTAACCACCTTGACCAAGTAAGAGAGCAATTACAAAGGACTCCCCACCCGGCTCCAAAACTAATCTTGCCGGCTGAAGCCAAGCCAGTTGACCAGTACGAAATGACGGATATTAAGCTTGACGGCTATACTCATGAGCCCGCAATCAAGGCCCCAGTTGCTGTCTGA